From Anopheles maculipalpis chromosome X, idAnoMacuDA_375_x, whole genome shotgun sequence:
CCCAATTTCCCTGATCACTTACGGGCAACAACAATGACTCCCttcctatgtgtgtgtggcttgtTGGGGCGATGAAGGTCGGGAAATGAGCTGGTAGGCTGAAACTCAACTGAGGACTCTGTGAGCGCtattctatttaaaaaaaagtagccCCGCACTTTTCTTCAATTCAAAGTATATTTCACGagtaggaaaaataaatcgtCGTCTACATCATCGCTTTAGTTTATCTGGCTTCGCCCACTCGAGGTAGCTCTTCGCCCTCAGTGACCGTGGAACTACCGGGAGCCCTCACCTCTCACATGTTGAGTGTGCAGTTGCCCTCtcctctttaaaaaaaaagctactttACGCAACATTAGTCACAACCATTCACAACAAGCGAACGAGGTTGCTCATTATCGCTGGACGTGCTTTGGGTACTGTATTTCGGGGGCAACGGGAGTCCTCAAAACGCGAGTGAATGAATAGTGGATGAATGAAGGACGCTTTGTACGCCATTCCAGCATATAGGATCATTGGACCGTCCTATTCTAGAGATTATGTATCCAGACACTAAATGTACTTCTATATTCCTACCAATCATCGTACATCACCTAACACTCATACGTGCATTCTCGTACTCTTTCGCCTTTTCCTTACAGATGAACGTGCGCGTCACGACGATGGACGCGGAGCTGGAGTTCGCGATCCAGCAAGGCACCACAGGCAAGCAACTGTTCGACCAGGTCGTGAAGACGATCGGCCTGCGAGAGGTCTGGTTCTTCGGACTACAGTACACAGACTCGAAGGGCGATAACACGTGGATTAAGCTGTACAAAAAGGTACGTTCCTGTAACGCGCGTAACACAGTGTGCGCTCTAGTGTATGTTGTCTTTTTAGCGCTTTCGGTATGTGTGCGCATGATTATCGCTCGGGGGAAATTTGTGTTTCTCATCGTCTACAACGAACGGCTTGGGGGTGCATATCCGCCAGTCACGAGATTAAACGATCGATTCTTGGGATTGCCGTTGGCTTGATTACTTTCCGGTTTTGTTAATCACCCGTCGGACCTGTATCGCTTGTAATCCATCCCCCTTCCACCATCCTAGCATGACGAGTAACTGTTGGCAATTTATTTTCACCGATGATGTGTCGCTGCTCGATCAGTGATGGTGGCTCTCTCTCGAGTGTTGGCAGTGATAAGGCATGAGAGAAGTAACCATGGCAAAcctcgatgatgatgatgatgactagAGGCCAACGTACGTCCGAGGACTGCCATGAGATCATCAATCGTGCTCAGTGTGAAGCAAAAGCATGTAGCAACGTAGGTCCTGGACAATCCATAGCTTAGACAGTAGGGAAGCTATTTCGAAAGTAGCTTGCAATTGCGCTCCTCCACCCAATCTAGTCGAACAACCTATTAAGCTAAAAATGGTAACTGCGTGAATTAGCCTCTAGCGTAGATATGTGTTGATCTTTCATATCTAACTCCACTGGTAAATACCTTTACTGTTACGTTTATTCTACTTGTGCTTACCTTATTTCGGGGGACTCTCGTTCGCTCTGCCACGTAGCCGGAAAATGTCATCTGTAAGCATATGAAAAAGATCGGCAAGATCATCAAGCGCAACATtgagcagcatcagcatcgtcTGCTGAGTTCCAGCCTcaccagtagtagtagtaatagtagtaacggtagcagcagcatgaaCGGTTCGAAAGTCGCTGGACAGCGGTCATCAATGTCCTCATCGTCTAACACCCTTGACGGGGATTCGGATTCTGACGAGGATGATCTGGTAAGGTTGTTAGGTTCAATGTGGTCCCGTTGAGCCGAGCGTGTATCATGAGAATTGGAGGAGATACAGTGTCACaatcagagagagagagagagagagagagagagagagagagagagagagagagagagagagagagagagagagagagagagagagagagagagagagagagagagagagagagagagagagagaggttaTACTACGAGCAAGGATGACTAGCAAGGAAAAATTAAGCTTTTGTGATTTAGAAGGAGTTTTACGACGTTTACTTAACATAAAAGATCATTTCAACCCAACAGTCAGGCGGGCAGGTTTTACAACTCTTTGCATTGGCGGAAACGCTATTTTGTTTGTCCAATCTGCATGTCGAATGCTACGGACGGGGAGAGCAagcaaatattgtttttttccgttttaccCACCAAACGTGGCAATAATAATCGACCATATGGAATTCAGTTTTACGAGTTGCAGCAGCTGCGCCTAcgattgtttgtgtttccACAGTCCGCTATCGGTACCGAGAAGTTTGTCCCGAGAGTCCCTGTTGGTAGTGTTTGCGTCATTGCGGACCGTCCAAATAAAGCGCACCAAAAAATACACGCAGCGGCAGCTGAAATAATTTGCAATGTTCTTGAAATGTTCGCTCTGCAGCAACTAGCCGGCCGACAACAGATGGGTAAACCATGTGAGACTTTCTGCAGTCGGAGAGTGGAATGGTGAAAAGAGTGCTTATTTATTTGGAGACTTTGAGATTGTTTTATTGATCCTCAACCGAGTTTCTGAGGTCTTGTGCTATTTGGATAAGATTTTTCACGATGCCATAAGCAACGATGTCATGACAATCATGCCATATATTCCAGGTTCGACGAGGGTGTTAATAATCGTCTATCTAACTTTACAATATTGTAAGCACGTCATAGGTATAGGTATCACGTGATGTCTTAAGAACTACTGTGACTCAGCTGACTGCATTAGGGACCGGATACTGTCAGCGAAATAAGCAGACCGTAGCAGTCACCATTTATTTTCCTGATCTTACTCGGTTCACAAGTTGGGTTTGACTCAGCTCAACAACAACCTCGTGAGGATAGTTCCCAGGACAAAGTCTAACTGTCCTAACTGTATAAGCTGCTGCTTCACGTCTTTTCTCTACTGCATAAAGCTTACGGCGCTGATGGCTCACGCGCTCAAGACGAAACCGTCATCAGCTTCTTCCATCCCTTTCTGCGCTTTGTTTCATTGGTTAGGCTGATGCTGGTAGTTTCATTTCCCTAATACTGGTTTTTACAACCTTACTATAACTGCAAAGACGAAATGACGCAATACGTTGCTTGGAACACACTGTTGCTGGCCGCCGATACGATGACAGCAATGCTCAACCGgagacacacaaacgcactAGTCATCTTGTGCTCAGGAAGAGAACTCTGGTTAATACATGCGCTGTGACGCAATGTGATAATGAGCTCTGAAACATTGCAACATGCGATGTGTGAGACGAAAGGCCCAAAATGAACGAATCGAACGAATGGACCAAAGTTCCGACAAACTCGGAGAACAAGTTCTGGCGTAAGAGAGAAATTAAGATCAGCAATCGGAGATCGACCAAGCATATGTTTATTATGTCAAGCAGCCGGGGTAGAACGTAACAGACGAGGGAACATATAGAACGCAAGAAATCTCAATGCCACTGAAGTAATTCTTGTACATTGCAATACGCGTGTTTCAGAAGAAGGCTCTCTGTCCTTATGTACCTTGATGTTAccttgattttttcttcatcatcacACTTCAAACACAAACCTTAGGAATGCGTCTTGGTGTTGTGTGACAGTTAAAAAAGCATACTCAACTAAGaaaacataacaacaacaaaactcaaagtggagcagtttttgttgttgctgtactCGCTCGATAAGAAAAAAGGGTACAAGTAAAGATAATGGAATACTGTGTGGTGCCTTGCCTCGTTGCCAAGGGTAGTTTTTATAGATGGAACACACCGTGTTTCGACAGTCATATAGTAAGGCAAAGTTCGGTATTATTTCCCTTTCGTTTTGCGGAGGACTCAGGATGCTTCCTACCGTCTGTAGCTTAGCATGTGAGCACAGGGATAAAGGTGAAGTTGTTTATAGGTACTATTAGTACAAAATTTATGAATGCAAGGATCAGTCGAAAAAATGTCTACTTTACCGAAGTTCGTACTCTCCTCATAGGTTTAGGTTGTTTGACATGCGTTAATtgtgttaattaaaattagcGAGCAAGATCCATTATGAAATTgctaggtgtgtgtgtgcatattttGAGCTGTATATGTGCAGGCatgtagctttttttattgcatatcATCTATTGCTGAGGTGTGTATGGATGATATGTATATACATGTAGGATGATGTTTCGTCCATGAATGTCCACCACCTAGAGATATCGGAGCCTGGCCTTGTACACGGGACCATCACTGTCACAACGAATCAACAAGTTTGCAAACACGTGACACACGACGGTTAAACGTTTTGCTACATTCTTGTTCGAAGTTTGGCGCAAATTAATGCCAACGCATTAGCACCACTCccggcagcaaaaaaaaaaaagaagcaaaaaaaaacaacacatattTCATTTTAGTTCAATGCCATGCAGTTTTTAGCCTGCACACATTTTCGCAGCACCCTAAAATCACTCTCCCGAACGAATCGGTGGATAggacgaaagagagagagagagagagagagaaaagagagcgagagaaagagggggggggggggagggggcgaCAAGGGAGTGTACTGTGTTAATCAACAACACGCAGAATAATTCACCAGTGCGAccgcaacaaacacacgatttTCCAGCACATTAGCGTTATCAACATTATCGTTATCGTCGTAATTAACTCCGCTAACAGCCCCACCATCGGATGCGAAATGAAgtaacgcaaaacaaaactgcgtagagtgtgtgcgtgtgtatatgtgtgtgctcAAGGCGTCATCTCCATCCATTCCATCTGTTATTATCTGCACACCAGACAGAGGTATGGGCCTTAACTTCATCCGAACCTCGGGACATCATTGCACTTGTGCGATCGTGCAGTACTCTCTGCGAGCTGGATTCTCTTTCTATTCAACATTTTCCCATAGTCCGTCGCCGGATGATTATGGGTTTGGTATCGGGTTTTTGCAGCTCCCTCACTTTGACTAATTGGAGAGGGTTCGTCGTCTATGACAATTGCTATTACCAAGAGTTGATGActttgagagagagagagagagagagagagagagagaatgaaaaagagagggagaaagagagagagagagagatagaggagGATATATAAAATAGGTATCAGAATGCCTGACAACGCCTAGCTTTAGACTACGTTATGTGCTATGTTCTTGCATGTTGCATGGTTAGAGTTAGGAAAATGCCTTTTTATGCCTAGTTTGGCATATAAAACTCTTCTGGTCGTCCATATGATGTTAACATACAGTGAGCGCCACCAGTGATTTCGATACTTCTTCTAGGTATAACTTTTATTTGAGGGATGACCAAAactattttgaatttattgttTGAACTTTAAAAATGATGAATGATCTTATTTTATGATCTTATGTGCTTAGCCATTTTTTTCATCAGAATCGTAAAAAATCGGCTAATATCCGATTTACTGCTTCATCCAATGACAGCTATGTGTTCCCAAAATGTTCAACTaacttgtacaaaaaaaacttggtCAATTCGTTGAAAAATGGCTTCAGAGTCTCATTTTTAGCTGATATCCAATAGCAGGTGTATATGTCTCCTTTCGTGACTCTTAGTCTCCTTTCGCTCGCCCTTCAAAAAATAACCTTCTCTTCAGGCGATCATAAAAACGGATACAGTTTTCATATTGTATATGTTTCTTTATATTCCGCATGCTGCATGTGTTGACTTTCTCATATCACGTACTACGCCcacgtgtctgtgtgtatgtgtgttttgtatatAAACGAGAACAGACTGGATCCACGCCGTTTTCCAAATGGGTAACCGTAAAAGCATAATTTTCTATCAAATTTACAACCGGGAAAATCTTTCTTAACCTTTCCGCATGCTGCATTACACGCTTTACGTGTTGTGGTTCATCACCATGGTTTTTTAGTAATACTAatgtttgcttgcttcttTCACACGCCACGCCTTATTAGGTGATGAGCCAGGATGTGCAGAAAGGCGACCCGTTGCTGTTTAAATTTCGTGCCAAATTCTATCCGGAAGATGTGGCCGAGGAGCTGATCCAAGACATCACGCTGCGCCTGTTCTATCTACAGGTGAAGAATGCGATCCTTTCGGACGAGATCTACTGCCCGCCGGAAACGTCCGTGCTGCTTGCATCGTACGCCGTCCAGGCACGCCACGGCGACTACAACAAGGGCACCCACGTACCCGGCTTCCTGGCCAAGGATCGTCTGCTCCCGCAACGGTAATACCACCGAAGATTTTGTTATGGGAGGAAGAATCACTTTTCCCAATTTCTAACATTCAACTCTGTTATGTTGCAGGGTCATCGACCAGCACAAAATGTCCAAGGACGAGTGGGAAAACTCGATCACGACCTGGTGGCAGGAGCACCGTGGATTGCTGCGCGAGGACGCCATGATGGAGTACTTGAAGATCGCGCAAGATCTGGAGATGTACGGCGTCAACTATTTCGAGATTCGCAACAAGAAGGGTACGGAGTTGTGGCTCGGCGTGGATGCGCTTGGGCTGAACATCTACGAAAAAGAAGATCGCCTGACGCCGAAGATTGGTTTCCCGTGGTCAGAAATTCGCAACATTTCATTCAACGACCGTAAATTCATCATCAAGGTTAGCTCGCTTAACTCTCCTTCGATAGTCCCTTTTTTCCAAACAATCATCGTGACCGTGATGATGTTctctcggttttgtttgttccacaGCCGATCGATAAGAAGGCACCCGATTTCGTGTTTTTCGCACCGCGCGTTCGGATCAACAAGCGCATCCTGGCACTGTGCATGGGCAACCACGAGCTGTACATGCGCCGTCGCAAACCGGACACGATCGACGTGCAGCAGATGAAGGCACAGGCCCGGGACGAGAAGAACGCCAAGCAGCAGGAGCGCGAAAAGCTGCAGCTAGCGCTGGCGGCCCGCGAACGTGCCGAGAAGAAGCAGCAGGAGTACGAGGACCGGCTGCGCTCGATGCAGGAGGAAATGGAGCGTAAGCAGGCGAACCTGAGCGAGGCGCAAGACACGATCCGCCGACTGCAGGAGCAGCTGAACCAGGTGCAGGCGGCCAAGGAGGAGCTCGAGCAGCGCCAGAACGAGCTGCACGAGATGATGCAGCGTCTGGAGGAGACGAAGAATATGGAGGCGACCGAGCGGGCCAAGCTGGAGGAGGAGATCCGCGTCAAGCAGCTTGAGATGCAGAAAATTCAAGAGGAGGTTACGCTCAAGGATTCGGAAACGAAGCGTCTGCACGAGGAGGTCGAGGAAGCGATACGGAAACAGGTAGCTAAGTGCAGTGTATGTATCGCTCCTTCCATCCGTTTTCCAATCCTCCCCATCTCCCCACTTTCTTTCGTTGACActgtgtgggtgtgggtgtttctctctctctctctctctctctctctctctctatcgctcTCTTTCAGGGAAATTCAATTGATAGGTGGTAGCGGGCCAATTTTACAGAATagcgaaagtgaatatgaaattttcaatcattcgTGTAGAAATACCCAATATTGTAGCGAATCAGCGAAATTTGATAGGCggcttaatttttttattcatatcaTTTGCACGCGCTTCCtatttaactattttttatGATTCGCTTACGTGTTGGGTGTTTCTATATCATAGTCGAAGATTTCATACTCGCTTGAGGTATTCTCTAATGTTGACTCGCCTTACCGTATCATTTGTATTTCCCTTTACTATTGCATTTTCGTCTCACATGTGCACATACATGCCATCTTATGCAATTTATAACCAAACAATCAATTACATTCcatcgaaaagaaagcaatcaCAGCAAGCCTCTGGGTGCGTGCTACAAGTACTCTAGTTAGTGCAGTATCATACGCTCTTCACAATAAGCACTGTAACAactcgaacacacacacacacacgcgcgcgcgcactcaCATACATTATTACATTCATTCgtgttttatttgcatattGCAAATGttagaaaacatttttacttGGCcacgaataaaatattaaattatatcTGACATATACCCAACAATTgaacccacacaaacacaagataaaaatacaaacaaaacactcttTTGGCTTTCGATTGAATTGATTGTAATTGGTTGCAGTAAAGGTGTGCGTGTCCTTactgacaaaattgccttaataaccactattAAGgctttttcaatacaaatttgccttaataGTGCCATAATacgcagattttgtcaattaGGGTGTGTATCTCTGACAGCTATTTATGCTTCTTTACACTATTATCGCTAGCTATTTGGAGTGTGATAGACTGAGAGATGAAGAAACACCTCTCGAACGAAGTAAAGAAAGTGCCGGGACGAGATTGGAAATGGGGAAGGAAGCGTACacaataaattacatttcaGCAGtatatacaacaaaaaaaaaacaattgaaaaattgcaaaatggCGCACACGGTCTCTCTCCTATACACGACGCTGCACATCCCATCACCTTTATCTCGGGGACGAATCTCTCGGTAGCACACATGGTTTTTTGTAGGTGCAGAATCATTGCGTGCCCGTGTGTCTCATGATTCTCTATGATCAATTAAAAGCTGGAATCGCGAACGAAACCGTTAAAACACCGTTTAACAGTGGTAAAAAATTAACCGCAATTGCTATAAAATGCCCgacattttattaattattatatttataattttatttttaattttatttattattattactgtgTTTGTTAAACAGTCGTTAACGTGGAGCAAATTTGCTTCTATCAAATGCATCTATTTAGCTCAGACTACTTTGTGAATGATGCTTTGCAAGTGCTAGCTCGTTAAGAAACCGTTCCAAAAATCTCTTGTTTGATTGAGTGCCGCTTCTAACTTTATCGCTGGATATGGAAAGTCAGACATATTGACCACAAGTTGTGCTTCAGAAGGGTATTTTTTCGATAGGTTCATCCTACCTCACGAGTGCATAGGAGTGCCCCACAGTCGCACTGCATGACTCGGTGGGAGGACTCGTGGggcaccgatgagctcgggatgttattatattttatcatTCCCCAATTTTCTTTGAAACCTTAGTTTCAGAGCATTGCAGGAGATAGTGTCTTCTTGATAATTAtatctaggcttaggtctaattaTATATCCGGCGCACATTCCCAGCGTATAGAAAAGGGTGACTCCACAGTATGTAGCTGATacatctacacacaacatctTATAAATTATCGTATTGGGAGTACGGAAAACATAATCACACCTTTGTGCAAGTTGTCTAATTTCCCAGCACCCTGCcacaaaaaaattacataTTAGCGACAAATGCAATCTTAAAGAAGCTGGAATGATTCGTGTGAAAAATCTCAGTTTGACATGTGCGTTCGTCTAGTCGTATGCTGCTAAACCATCGTTTATTTGAACAGAAAAGAATATCTAGATGAATTTGTTTTAACAAAAATGAACTTTTACCGACGTCTTTCGACGTCGAcgtttttaaaattggttAAATCTTTCGCGATTCCAGCTAATATGTATATTGTCGTCCAGTAGAAACCTCGAATTAGGATGTGTTACtaagggtttttatttttttttgtttctgttcgaTCTGCGTCTTTGCTGCGGCTTCATCCAGAAcgaggctgctgctgcattgCAGGCCGCCACAACCACCCCGAAGCACCACCATgtggaagaggaggaagaaaatgagGAGGAGCTGATCAATGGCGAAAATGGTACGCAGGACTTCTCCAAAGACTTCGACACGGACGAGCACATTAAAGATCCGGTAGAGGAAAGACGTACGCTTGCCGAGCGCAACGAGCGTTTGCAAGACCAGCTGAAGGTAACGTTCATGAATTGTCGTTTTTACGGACCGGTGTTGGAAAATGATTCAATAACacctcctttttttaaattgcgaCCAGGCCCTCAAGCAAGACCTCGCTTTGTCGCGTGACGACACGATGGAAACGCCGAACGACAAGATCCATCGGGAGAATGTGCGCCAGGGACGGGACAAGTACAAGACGCTGCGTGAAATCCGCAAGGGCAACACCAAGCGTCGCGTGGATCAGTTCGAgaacatgtaaaaaaaaacaagaacaaaggATTCTCGCAACGTCCGCATATAACACATACAGAAACACAAAAGCgaatcaaaagcaaaaaactccTTTTTCAACAGGAGAAGGTAACTATCGACGGAAGAAGACAatgcaaaacaagcaaacaaaaaaaaattgcaaaagaaaagcacaccACCAACCCTCCCCCCAACTTTTTCCCCAACTCTTCATCCAACCCTCCTCCCAACCTCCAAACATCTAACCTTAAGAAAACTAGCACACATTTATACAGACACTTTACCACTTTCTTCTTTAACACCCTTCCTTGGCCTATTTTTGACGTGGTGGTGCCGTGCGCCAAAAGTTAACAGCATAGAGGATAGCAAACCAGAACACACAATATACCAGCGagaagggagagaaagagagagagagagaatttttttttgcaaaatacaCAACACAATTATACTTAGTAGGAGAATAACATCATACGGAGCAAGGGTAGGCAATCGTTAGGTTTACTATAACActactatatatatatacaataGGATCGGTCGCGTTAATGTGAGCAaatgcagcagtagtagtggaGCAGTGTCATGCCTTTACTTGTTTTTCTTAActtcaccaccacctccaaccctcaaccaccccccccccccccaatctTACTTTCAAAATTAATGATCCCGTACGATATCCTCCCTCAGATTCACATccacgtgcgtgtgtgaatgtgATTTGATTGATCGGGGGTTCTTGTATCCTATAGAATCAATACTTATATAGGAATTGTATACTATAGAATCAATCAAAGGGTTCTCTGTTTGTTATaaacacctacacacacatttggattgtttatatatatatatatatatatatatatatatatatatatatatatatatatatatatatatatatatatatatataaacatatatataaatatatatatatatatataaacatatatatatatatatatatatatatatatatatatatatatatatatatatatatatatatatatatatgtatatatacatatatatatatatatatatatatatatatatatatatgtatatatacatatatatgtatatatatatatatatatatatatatatatatatatatatatatatatatatatatatatatatatatatatatatatatatatatatatccaCGTATTtgtaacacatacacaaaactcACTGGACTTAAGTATACAAGAATGCTTTGTATGACCAGGCCCATCAACTCTGTGCTATATTCCCCACAGGGTGGGAGGGCTGCAACATGAGGTTCGGGGTGtcttcacacatacacacacacaactcccGTAGGTTTGAAGGTGAAGGGCTGGGTGAGGAAGCACTGTAGGAAGATAATAAATGGAAGAGAGTAATAGTTGTACCAATAAGAGCGAAGAAGAGACCCCAAGAGGgagacacacagagagagataaagagagagagagagagagagagagagagagaagagagagaggcagACGCAGAGCAGGGGTGGGTAATcatgtttccaaatttttg
This genomic window contains:
- the LOC126556722 gene encoding moesin/ezrin/radixin homolog 1 isoform X1: MVASGKMMNVRVTTMDAELEFAIQQGTTGKQLFDQVVKTIGLREVWFFGLQYTDSKGDNTWIKLYKKVMSQDVQKGDPLLFKFRAKFYPEDVAEELIQDITLRLFYLQVKNAILSDEIYCPPETSVLLASYAVQARHGDYNKGTHVPGFLAKDRLLPQRVIDQHKMSKDEWENSITTWWQEHRGLLREDAMMEYLKIAQDLEMYGVNYFEIRNKKGTELWLGVDALGLNIYEKEDRLTPKIGFPWSEIRNISFNDRKFIIKPIDKKAPDFVFFAPRVRINKRILALCMGNHELYMRRRKPDTIDVQQMKAQARDEKNAKQQEREKLQLALAARERAEKKQQEYEDRLRSMQEEMERKQANLSEAQDTIRRLQEQLNQVQAAKEELEQRQNELHEMMQRLEETKNMEATERAKLEEEIRVKQLEMQKIQEEVTLKDSETKRLHEEVEEAIRKQVAKCSNEAAAALQAATTTPKHHHVEEEEENEEELINGENGTQDFSKDFDTDEHIKDPVEERRTLAERNERLQDQLKALKQDLALSRDDTMETPNDKIHRENVRQGRDKYKTLREIRKGNTKRRVDQFENM
- the LOC126556722 gene encoding moesin/ezrin/radixin homolog 1 isoform X2 translates to MPKSMNVRVTTMDAELEFAIQQGTTGKQLFDQVVKTIGLREVWFFGLQYTDSKGDNTWIKLYKKVMSQDVQKGDPLLFKFRAKFYPEDVAEELIQDITLRLFYLQVKNAILSDEIYCPPETSVLLASYAVQARHGDYNKGTHVPGFLAKDRLLPQRVIDQHKMSKDEWENSITTWWQEHRGLLREDAMMEYLKIAQDLEMYGVNYFEIRNKKGTELWLGVDALGLNIYEKEDRLTPKIGFPWSEIRNISFNDRKFIIKPIDKKAPDFVFFAPRVRINKRILALCMGNHELYMRRRKPDTIDVQQMKAQARDEKNAKQQEREKLQLALAARERAEKKQQEYEDRLRSMQEEMERKQANLSEAQDTIRRLQEQLNQVQAAKEELEQRQNELHEMMQRLEETKNMEATERAKLEEEIRVKQLEMQKIQEEVTLKDSETKRLHEEVEEAIRKQVAKCSNEAAAALQAATTTPKHHHVEEEEENEEELINGENGTQDFSKDFDTDEHIKDPVEERRTLAERNERLQDQLKALKQDLALSRDDTMETPNDKIHRENVRQGRDKYKTLREIRKGNTKRRVDQFENM
- the LOC126556722 gene encoding moesin/ezrin/radixin homolog 1 isoform X3 — its product is MVASGKMMNVRVTTMDAELEFAIQQGTTGKQLFDQVVKTIGLREVWFFGLQYTDSKGDNTWIKLYKKVMSQDVQKGDPLLFKFRAKFYPEDVAEELIQDITLRLFYLQVKNAILSDEIYCPPETSVLLASYAVQARHGDYNKGTHVPGFLAKDRLLPQRVIDQHKMSKDEWENSITTWWQEHRGLLREDAMMEYLKIAQDLEMYGVNYFEIRNKKGTELWLGVDALGLNIYEKEDRLTPKIGFPWSEIRNISFNDRKFIIKPIDKKAPDFVFFAPRVRINKRILALCMGNHELYMRRRKPDTIDVQQMKAQARDEKNAKQQEREKLQLALAARERAEKKQQEYEDRLRSMQEEMERKQANLSEAQDTIRRLQEQLNQVQAAKEELEQRQNELHEMMQRLEETKNMEATERAKLEEEIRVKQLEMQKIQEEVTLKDSETKRLHEEVEEAIRKQNEAAAALQAATTTPKHHHVEEEEENEEELINGENGTQDFSKDFDTDEHIKDPVEERRTLAERNERLQDQLKALKQDLALSRDDTMETPNDKIHRENVRQGRDKYKTLREIRKGNTKRRVDQFENM